Part of the Paenibacillus kyungheensis genome, AGGTGCTGAAAATTTAACCAGATCGTATAATATGCCAATTTCTATCTTTTGGGCTGTACTATGGTAATGAAGTAACATAACATTTAACATCAATTGCCATATTACAGCACTTACCGCTAACGTCTTCATGATCTCCGGCTCAGTCGCTCCACTTACACGCACAGCAGGAGATGTGGATGACATACTCAAAATGACACCTCCAGTGACCAGCCACAATGTATTGCACATGGCTTAACGGTTCTTTTTGAATAAAATCCTTACGATGAATATGTATCATCAAGCGCTTGAAATCTCATATTCAATTCCCTTACATTTATAATAGTAGAACAGATATACGGCTATGTATAATACAGAACAAGTTATCAGCTTATAACCTATTTGGTATAGAACAAGACATACAAATCATGTTTCAAATCAGGAGGATATTATGATAAGACCCGCTACACCTACAGATGCACCTGTTGTTTTAGAATTAATGTACACCGCTATTGGTGATATCGCCCATGCTTTTACAGGGACAAATAACAAAGAACAATCTCTACTTGCTCTTCGTCCATTGTTTGAGCAAACCGGCAATCGAATCAGTTATGAAAATATATTTGTAGAAGAACGTGAAGATCAAGTGATTGGCTTTGTTCTTGCTTATCATGGCAGTCAGATTGCTTCTCTCGATGCGCCCCTTATCGAACGTGTTCGACAACGTGGACAAGATCCATCAGCTATTATTCCTGAAGCCCGGGAAGACGAATATTATCTCGATTCACTTGCTGTCGATGCGGCTTATCAAGGACAAGGGATCGGAACAGTATTAATTCATGCTTTTGAACAGCAAGCACAGCAATTAGGACATCACAAAGTAATGTTGATTGTTGATAAAGAAAATCCTAAAGCAAGAAAATTATATGAGCGGTTAGGCTATACCAAAGATGGTCAGATCACTGTGAATGGACATGAATTTTATCGGATGATTAAGATAGTGTAGCTATTGTTTGAACATGTACTCCGATGTTTAACCATGTATTAAAGGCTAATTATGTTAAATAATTGAAATTAATAGCTTGGTTAACATGCATAGGAGGATCATCATGGAAAACAAAAAAGCTAGAGAATCTGTTATTTATCAGATTTATCCGCCTAGTTTTATGGATAGCAACAACGATGGTTGGGGAGATCTCAATGGGATTGCTTCGCGGATTCCTTATCTTCATCAACTGGGCATTGATACGATCTGGCTCGGCCCTATTTACGATTCGCCGATGATTGATAATGGCTATGATATCAGAGATTATTATCAGATTGACCCCAAGTATGGCACGATGCAACAATTCGAGTCTTTACTTGATCAGTTACATGATATAGATATGAAGCTAATTATGGATCTGGTCATTAATCATACTTCAGACGAACATCCATGGTTTCAACAATCCAAAAGTGCGAAAGACAATCCTTATCGGGATTACTATATATGGCGACCTGCCAAAAGCGATGGCACCGAGCCGAACAACTGGCGTTCTTTTCAAAGTGAATCGGCTTGGACGTATGATGAGCAGACTGACGAGTATTATCTACATCTATTTGACCGCAAACAACCTGATCTGAACTGGGAACATCCACCATTACGGCAGGAAGTCTACAAAATGATACGCTGGTGGTTAGATAAAGGGATTGATGGTTTTCGTCTGGATGCGATCAATATGATCTCCAAGCATCCTGATCTTCCTGATGCTTCAGAAGAAGATCCACATCCAATCGGACAAAAACTTTATAAAAATGGCCCGCGTATTCATGAGTTTTTGCAAGAGTTACATCGAGAAACGTTTGCTCATTATCCACATATTTTGACGATAGGGGAAGCGCCTTCATTAACGATGGAGCAAGTGTTGGAATATACGTTGCCTGAACGTAAAGAATTGAATATGGTACTGGCAATGGATATGATGCGTATTGGTAAAGATCCTCATGATCCGTGGGATTCAGCTGATTGGTCAGTATTACAGTTAAAAGAATCAGTAGCCAAATGGTATGAACATGTTTTTGCCCGTGGAGAGTATGGTGTGTACTTGAGTACCCATGATCATCCACGTATGATTCCTGATGTGATCGGGCATAATGAACATAATATGACAGCCGCCAAATTAGTAGGCACATTTCTCCATCTTATT contains:
- a CDS encoding GNAT family N-acetyltransferase; this encodes MIRPATPTDAPVVLELMYTAIGDIAHAFTGTNNKEQSLLALRPLFEQTGNRISYENIFVEEREDQVIGFVLAYHGSQIASLDAPLIERVRQRGQDPSAIIPEAREDEYYLDSLAVDAAYQGQGIGTVLIHAFEQQAQQLGHHKVMLIVDKENPKARKLYERLGYTKDGQITVNGHEFYRMIKIV
- a CDS encoding glycoside hydrolase family 13 protein, translated to MENKKARESVIYQIYPPSFMDSNNDGWGDLNGIASRIPYLHQLGIDTIWLGPIYDSPMIDNGYDIRDYYQIDPKYGTMQQFESLLDQLHDIDMKLIMDLVINHTSDEHPWFQQSKSAKDNPYRDYYIWRPAKSDGTEPNNWRSFQSESAWTYDEQTDEYYLHLFDRKQPDLNWEHPPLRQEVYKMIRWWLDKGIDGFRLDAINMISKHPDLPDASEEDPHPIGQKLYKNGPRIHEFLQELHRETFAHYPHILTIGEAPSLTMEQVLEYTLPERKELNMVLAMDMMRIGKDPHDPWDSADWSVLQLKESVAKWYEHVFARGEYGVYLSTHDHPRMIPDVIGHNEHNMTAAKLVGTFLHLIPGVPLVYQGEELGLRNTTYDRIEDYRDQGTIHYYNEAIQEGKSSQEVLSGIHKRSRDGSRSPMPWDGNRENFGFSPSATTTPWIPFPAKENLTHLSVTEQEEQRGSVLSYYRHLIAMRKQFPIMSHGSFTMLLKDHPEVFAFIREWQGQRWLILLNFADIEAEIDWTQEYRVFPTSMVKILGNYPHNAHPPHLEEEHHIDDLQYLRPYEVLIYRM